The proteins below come from a single Sorghum bicolor cultivar BTx623 chromosome 4, Sorghum_bicolor_NCBIv3, whole genome shotgun sequence genomic window:
- the LOC110434868 gene encoding WD repeat-containing protein LWD1-like, which produces MGGAGEGDAWADQEQGNGGGSRGVGGGGGGEAKRSEIYTYEAAWHIYAMNWSVRRDKKYRLAIASLLEQVTNRVEVVQLDEASGDIAPVLTFDHQYPPTKTMFMPDPHALRPDLLATSADHLRIWRIPSPDDADDGAASANNNNGSVRCNGTPQPGIELRCELNGNRNSDYCGPLTSFDWNDADPRRIGTSSIDTTCTIWDVEREAVDTQLIAHDKEVYDIAWGGAGVFASVSADGSVRVFDLRDKEHSTIIYESGSGGGGGGSNSGAGDGGTASPTPLVRLGWNKQDPRYMATIIMDSPKVVVLDIRYPTLPVVELHRHHAPVNAIAWAPHSSCHICTAGDDMQALIWDLSSMGTGSNGSGNGNGNAAAAAAAEGGLDPILAYTAGAEIEQLQWSATQPDWVAIAFANKLQILRV; this is translated from the coding sequence ATGGGCGGAGCCGGCGAAGGCGATGCTTGGGCGGATCAGGAGCAGGGCAACGGCGGGGGCAGCCGAGGtgtaggcggcggcggcggcggcgaggcgaaGCGGTCGGAGATCTACACCTACGAGGCCGCCTGGCACATCTACGCGATGAACTGGAGCGTGCGCCGCGATAAGAAGTACCGGCTCGCCATCGCCAGCCTTCTCGAGCAGGTCACCAACCGCGTCGAGGTCGTCCAGCTCGACGAGGCCTCGGGCGACATCGCCCCCGTCCTCACCTTCGACCACCAGTACCCGCCCACCAAGACCATGTTCATGCCGGACCCGCACGCGCTCCGCCCCGACCTGCTCGCCACCTCCGCCGACCACCTGCGCATCTGGCGCATCCCGTCCCccgacgacgccgacgacggCGCCGCCTCTGCCAACAACAACAACGGCTCCGTCCGCTGCAACGGCACCCCGCAGCCGGGCATCGAGCTGCGCTGCGAGCTCAACGGTAACCGCAACAGCGACTACTGCGGCCCGCTCACCTCCTTCGACTGGAACGACGCCGACCCGCGCCGCATCGGTACCTCCTCCATCGACACCACCTGCACCATCTGGGACGTCGAGCGCGAGGCCGTCGACACCCAGCTCATCGCCCACGACAAGGAGGTCTACGACATCGCCTGGGGCGGCGCGGGGGTCTTTGCCTCCGTCTCCGCCGACGGCTCTGTCCGCGTCTTTGACCTACGGGACAAGGAGCACTCCACAATCATTTATGAGTCTGGTtcaggtggcggcggcggcggttccAACTCGGGCGCCGGGGATGGTGGGACTGCGTCCCCGACACCACTCGTGAGGTTGGGCTGGAACAAGCAGGACCCAAGGTACATGGCCACCATCATCATGGACAGCCCCAAGGTGGTTGTGCTTGATATCCGCTACCCAACACTGCCAGTGGTAGAGCTACATCGTCACCATGCCCCTGTCAATGCCATAGCGTGGGCGCCTCACTCTTCTTGCCACATCTGCACAGCTGGGGATGACATGCAGGCACTGATATGGGATTTGTCATCTATGGGAACTGGTAGCAATGGTAGTGGCAATGGGAATGGTAACGCAGctgcggcagcagcagctgagggCGGTCTTGATCCCATTTTGGCATATACAGCAGGGGCAGAGATTGAGCAGTTGCAGTGGTCGGCAACCCAGCCTGACTGGGTTGCAATTGCATTTGCCAATAAGCTTCAGATTCTCAGGGTCTGA